A region from the Tahibacter amnicola genome encodes:
- a CDS encoding ABC-type transport auxiliary lipoprotein family protein, whose amino-acid sequence MIRALRPGFLAAILVQMLCACSLLGQRKNVELYDLAPRASPPSAHTPAGNWQIEVVEPQSLSPLLGTGILVSPSEQRLAIYRGARWTDAPTLLLQSLLVHALRAGGMPGAAGSSSAQRADYLLESDLRAFQAEYRDRNRPTVVIVLDARLIRVADGRSLASRTVSVEEIASTPALPQVILAFGEGADRLGREVAQWTVETLSNARSPAP is encoded by the coding sequence ATGATCCGAGCGCTACGGCCCGGTTTCCTCGCCGCTATTCTGGTTCAGATGCTCTGCGCCTGCTCACTGCTCGGGCAGCGCAAGAATGTGGAGTTGTACGATCTGGCGCCTCGGGCATCGCCGCCGTCGGCGCATACGCCGGCGGGCAATTGGCAGATCGAAGTGGTGGAACCGCAATCGTTGTCGCCGCTGCTGGGCACGGGCATCCTCGTATCGCCCTCGGAGCAGCGGCTTGCCATCTACCGTGGCGCCCGCTGGACCGACGCACCCACGCTACTCCTGCAGTCGCTCCTGGTGCATGCGCTACGTGCCGGCGGGATGCCAGGCGCTGCGGGAAGCAGCAGCGCCCAGCGCGCCGACTATTTGCTCGAATCCGACTTGCGCGCCTTTCAGGCCGAATATCGCGATCGGAATCGACCGACGGTAGTGATTGTCCTTGACGCCCGCTTGATACGTGTCGCAGACGGACGCTCGCTTGCCAGCCGCACGGTGTCCGTTGAAGAAATTGCGTCAACACCGGCATTGCCGCAGGTCATCCTCGCCTTCGGCGAGGGCGCCGACCGCCTCGGACGCGAAGTCGCCCAGTGGACCGTCGAAACGCTGTCGAACGCGCGGTCGCCTGCACCGTGA
- a CDS encoding MlaD family protein produces the protein METRASYVLIGAFALSAFLAAFVFVLWLGKLSLEREWTYYDIVFAEPVTGLTIGGAVQYNGIQVGEVRKLSLQPDDPRRAIAHVRLNADTPVKVDTRARLNLIGLTGVTIIQLSGGSPDSPALMPAQGATTAQITADVSAMQSLLSSGQDVALNANEALARVGRLLSDDNLDQVTATLHNINDITHSLAEERQALGGLMDELAAASLQLRRTLARVEKLAESADRTLVRDAGPLLESARAWIASAQRTTDTATSLLVETREPITRFADSGLAQLTPAIVELRTTLRLLRAVSARLKDDPGGYLLGGERPKEFEP, from the coding sequence GTGGAAACCCGAGCTAGCTATGTCCTCATCGGCGCGTTCGCCCTGAGCGCCTTTCTCGCTGCCTTTGTCTTCGTACTGTGGCTGGGCAAGCTTTCGCTGGAGCGCGAATGGACCTATTACGACATCGTTTTCGCCGAACCGGTGACCGGCCTCACCATCGGCGGCGCCGTGCAATACAACGGCATACAGGTTGGCGAAGTCCGCAAGCTGTCGCTGCAGCCGGATGATCCCCGGCGTGCGATTGCTCACGTTCGTCTGAACGCCGATACGCCTGTCAAAGTCGACACGCGTGCACGCCTCAATCTGATCGGACTGACAGGCGTAACCATTATCCAGTTGTCAGGCGGTTCGCCGGATTCGCCTGCGCTCATGCCGGCACAGGGCGCAACGACCGCACAGATCACTGCCGATGTCTCTGCCATGCAGTCGCTACTGTCCTCGGGCCAGGATGTTGCGCTCAATGCGAACGAGGCGCTCGCGCGTGTCGGAAGGCTGCTGTCCGACGACAACCTCGACCAGGTGACGGCCACCCTTCACAACATCAACGACATTACCCACTCTCTCGCCGAAGAGCGCCAGGCACTCGGTGGACTGATGGACGAACTCGCAGCGGCCAGTCTGCAGCTCCGGCGCACGCTGGCGAGGGTAGAGAAACTGGCGGAATCGGCCGATCGCACGCTGGTACGCGATGCCGGTCCGTTACTCGAATCCGCGCGCGCATGGATCGCCTCGGCGCAGCGCACGACCGATACAGCGACGTCGCTACTGGTGGAGACGCGCGAACCGATCACGCGATTTGCCGATAGCGGGCTTGCGCAGCTGACGCCTGCGATCGTAGAACTGCGCACCACACTGCGGCTACTCCGGGCGGTGTCTGCGCGTCTGAAGGATGATCCCGGCGGATACCTTCTGGGGGGTGAGCGGCCGAAGGAGTTCGAGCCATGA
- a CDS encoding ABC transporter ATP-binding protein, with protein sequence MSGDDAVIAVRGLRNAFGAQVVHDALDLDVRRGEILGVIGGSGAGKSVLLRSIVGLKNPDAGRVQFFGQDTTHLRADQRREIDRRFGLLFQDGALFSSLTVLENVEVPLLEYFDLPRNLVHDIALLKIALTGLPLDAAAKYPAQLSGGMRKRAGLARALALDPEILFLDEPTSGLDPVGAAAFDELISTLRNALNLTVFLVTHDLDSLYAICDRVAVLSGGRVAAEGPVNVVEHHSDPWIRACFQGPRARGARGPSPLHDSGVSRGNPS encoded by the coding sequence ATGAGCGGCGACGATGCCGTCATCGCCGTTCGCGGCCTGCGCAACGCATTCGGCGCGCAGGTCGTTCACGATGCACTGGATCTGGACGTGCGCCGCGGGGAGATCCTCGGCGTCATCGGCGGCTCTGGCGCTGGAAAGTCCGTGCTGTTGCGCTCCATCGTCGGACTGAAGAATCCCGATGCGGGGCGCGTCCAGTTCTTCGGGCAGGACACCACGCACCTGCGCGCCGACCAGCGCCGCGAGATCGATCGCCGTTTTGGGTTGCTGTTCCAGGATGGCGCATTGTTCTCGTCACTCACCGTGCTGGAGAACGTCGAGGTACCCCTGCTCGAATACTTCGATCTGCCCAGGAATCTGGTCCATGACATCGCGCTGCTCAAGATTGCACTGACGGGGCTACCGCTCGACGCGGCTGCCAAGTACCCGGCGCAGCTGTCTGGCGGAATGCGCAAACGCGCGGGTCTGGCAAGGGCACTCGCGCTCGACCCGGAGATTCTGTTCCTCGACGAGCCGACGTCGGGTCTGGACCCGGTGGGCGCTGCCGCGTTCGACGAACTCATTTCCACACTCCGTAATGCGCTGAACCTGACGGTCTTCCTCGTCACGCATGACCTCGACAGCCTCTACGCGATCTGCGATCGCGTCGCCGTTCTCTCGGGCGGGCGCGTTGCGGCCGAAGGGCCGGTCAACGTCGTCGAACATCATTCCGATCCGTGGATTCGCGCCTGCTTCCAGGGGCCGCGCGCGCGCGGCGCGCGGGGTCCTTCGCCGTTGCACGATTCCGGAGTATCTCGTGGAAACCCGAGCTAG
- the tnpC gene encoding IS66 family transposase, giving the protein MKRPSPAATLTLSEAAQMSPQQVVDLAGTLTNRIDTLANELDWLKRQIFGQKSERRLIDNPAQMALDAMLIDPAKIASLPASSQVVPAHVRSKPRTDAAQSESVPFFDESRVPMYTVVVTTPRMDALAPDAYEHIGDKESFRVAQQPASFVVIKYVRPVYKQRDTGELLCAPAPSGVLEGSRADVSFCAGLLVNKFRYHLPFYRQHQQLGDAGITVSRPWLNQLSQQICALLYPIYEAQLTSIRDSRVIAMDETPIKAGQAGKGKMKTGYFWPVYGDKDEVCFPFATTRAHTVVAQTLGLHQRDNAVLVSDGYAAYARYAQQTGVTHAQCWAHCRREFFDAQSSDPEGTAQALELIGALYEIEQDIRDRNLAAEDKQNFRATHSKPRIEWFFDWVEQQRRRPDLLPSNPFTKALSYAWERRVALSVYLTDPDVPIDTNHLERSLRPIPMGRRNWLFCWTELGAKHVGIVQSLIVTCQLHGIDPYTYLVDVLQRVGQHPASRVHELTPRLWKQHFADAPLRSILYTLQREGGKYVR; this is encoded by the coding sequence ATGAAACGTCCTTCGCCAGCAGCGACATTGACACTGTCTGAAGCGGCTCAAATGAGCCCGCAGCAGGTGGTCGATCTGGCTGGCACACTGACGAATCGGATCGACACGCTGGCGAACGAATTGGACTGGCTCAAGCGCCAGATATTTGGCCAGAAAAGTGAGCGCCGTTTGATCGACAACCCGGCGCAGATGGCGCTTGATGCGATGCTGATCGATCCGGCAAAGATTGCGTCATTGCCGGCGTCGTCACAGGTTGTGCCTGCCCATGTTCGGAGCAAACCGCGTACCGATGCGGCGCAGAGCGAGAGCGTACCGTTCTTCGACGAATCACGTGTACCGATGTATACGGTGGTCGTCACCACACCGCGGATGGATGCGCTCGCGCCGGATGCGTATGAGCACATCGGCGACAAAGAGAGCTTCCGGGTGGCGCAGCAGCCGGCCAGCTTTGTGGTGATCAAATACGTGCGGCCGGTGTACAAGCAACGCGATACGGGTGAACTGTTGTGCGCGCCCGCGCCTTCCGGCGTGCTCGAGGGCAGCCGCGCCGATGTGAGCTTTTGCGCGGGCCTCTTGGTCAACAAATTCCGCTACCACCTGCCGTTCTATCGCCAACACCAGCAACTGGGCGATGCCGGCATTACCGTGAGCCGCCCTTGGCTCAACCAGCTCAGTCAGCAGATCTGTGCGTTGCTGTATCCGATCTATGAGGCGCAGCTGACCTCGATCCGCGACAGTCGCGTGATCGCGATGGACGAGACGCCGATCAAGGCCGGACAGGCCGGCAAGGGCAAGATGAAAACCGGCTACTTCTGGCCGGTATACGGCGACAAGGACGAGGTGTGCTTCCCATTCGCCACTACACGAGCGCACACCGTGGTCGCCCAAACGCTGGGTCTGCATCAGCGCGACAACGCCGTGCTGGTGTCCGACGGCTACGCCGCCTATGCGCGCTACGCGCAGCAAACCGGCGTCACGCATGCCCAATGCTGGGCGCACTGCCGTCGTGAGTTCTTTGACGCGCAGAGCAGCGACCCCGAGGGCACCGCACAAGCGCTGGAGCTGATCGGCGCGCTCTACGAAATCGAGCAAGACATACGCGATCGAAATCTTGCCGCCGAAGACAAACAGAACTTCCGCGCCACGCACAGCAAACCCCGGATCGAGTGGTTCTTTGACTGGGTCGAACAACAACGACGACGACCAGACCTATTACCCAGCAATCCCTTCACCAAGGCACTCAGTTATGCCTGGGAACGGCGTGTCGCGCTGTCGGTCTACCTGACCGATCCCGATGTACCGATCGACACCAATCATCTCGAACGCAGCTTGCGGCCCATCCCCATGGGACGCCGCAATTGGCTCTTCTGTTGGACAGAGCTGGGCGCCAAGCACGTCGGCATCGTGCAGAGCCTGATCGTTACCTGCCAGCTACACGGCATCGATCCTTACACCTACCTCGTCGACGTCCTACAGCGCGTCGGCCAACATCCCGCTTCACGCGTTCATGAGCTCACGCCCAGACTTTGGAAACAGCACTTCGCTGACGCCCCGCTTCGATCCATCCTCTACACGCTGCAGCGGGAAGGTGGCAAGTACGTCCGGTAG
- the tnpB gene encoding IS66 family insertion sequence element accessory protein TnpB (TnpB, as the term is used for proteins encoded by IS66 family insertion elements, is considered an accessory protein, since TnpC, encoded by a neighboring gene, is a DDE family transposase.): MFFPEGQIRVQLYGHPADMRKSFDGLSALVRSDLRCDPLSGQLFVFVNRRGTQTKVLYFDRSGWCVWSKRLERGCFIRDWRKVRSREMDWTALKLLLEGIDVANTSRRKRYVLQRGNADTSCTQSRTL, from the coding sequence ATGTTCTTTCCGGAAGGCCAGATCCGCGTGCAGCTGTATGGCCATCCGGCGGACATGCGCAAGTCGTTCGACGGATTGAGCGCTTTGGTGCGTTCCGATCTGCGCTGTGATCCGCTGAGCGGACAGCTGTTCGTCTTCGTGAACCGGCGTGGTACGCAGACGAAAGTGCTGTACTTCGACCGCAGCGGTTGGTGCGTGTGGAGCAAGCGGTTGGAGCGCGGTTGTTTCATCCGTGATTGGCGCAAGGTGCGATCGCGCGAGATGGACTGGACGGCGTTGAAGCTGTTGCTTGAAGGGATCGATGTAGCGAATACGTCTAGGCGCAAACGCTACGTTTTGCAGCGCGGGAATGCCGATACATCGTGTACACAATCGCGTACGCTATGA
- the tnpA gene encoding IS66 family insertion sequence element accessory protein TnpA — MASKAAGIRIRRSESQWREVLSRLERSDLSVAAFCEREGISAASVYRWRGLLVDSRLAPAASSRKSPFVDLGVVGASAASSPISGASLRTEIRLDLGGGLVIHVVRG; from the coding sequence ATGGCGAGCAAGGCGGCAGGTATTCGGATTCGACGCAGCGAATCGCAGTGGCGAGAGGTGTTGTCGCGATTGGAGCGCAGCGATCTTTCGGTCGCGGCGTTCTGCGAGCGCGAAGGGATCAGTGCGGCCAGTGTGTATCGGTGGCGTGGCTTGCTGGTCGATTCGCGTTTGGCGCCGGCGGCTTCATCGCGTAAGTCGCCTTTCGTGGATTTGGGTGTGGTAGGTGCCAGTGCCGCATCGTCGCCGATTTCGGGAGCGAGTCTTCGCACGGAGATCCGGCTGGATCTGGGCGGTGGCCTGGTGATTCACGTGGTGCGCGGCTGA
- a CDS encoding IS630 family transposase, which translates to MGRPISKLEISADERRELLAQLAVRKAPEDEKLRIRIVLACADGLGGEAIAKKYAVSEQTVSKWRRRYAAYRFAGLTDAPRPGRPRSVDDECVQAVIERTRKAKPTKATHWSVRSMSQASGVSATSVHRIWRAFGLKPHLTKTFKLSTDPHFVAKVRDIVGLYLAPPDRALVLCVDEKSQIQALNRTQPGLPMTFGKPATHTHDYQRHGTTSLFAALDVATGKVIGRLKRRHRSAEFLEFLNAIDRDAPKGLDIHLILDNYGTHKTEAVRSWFAQRPRYHLHFTPTSASWLNLVERFFSTLTTRWLKRGAHVSVADLERSIREYLHQHNQDPKPFTWRRTADQIIASVGRLGRAIS; encoded by the coding sequence ATGGGTCGACCGATCAGCAAGCTCGAGATCTCTGCCGATGAGCGGCGCGAATTGCTGGCGCAGCTGGCAGTACGCAAAGCGCCCGAAGACGAAAAGCTTCGGATTCGAATCGTGCTGGCGTGCGCAGATGGGCTTGGTGGGGAAGCGATTGCGAAGAAGTACGCTGTCTCGGAGCAGACGGTATCGAAGTGGCGCCGTCGCTACGCGGCGTATCGTTTTGCCGGGCTTACCGATGCCCCGCGTCCTGGTCGTCCGCGTTCGGTCGACGATGAGTGCGTGCAGGCAGTGATCGAACGCACCCGCAAAGCCAAACCCACGAAAGCCACGCATTGGAGCGTGCGTTCGATGAGCCAGGCCAGCGGCGTATCGGCGACTTCCGTGCATCGGATCTGGCGTGCGTTCGGCTTGAAGCCACATCTGACCAAGACCTTCAAGCTGTCGACCGATCCGCACTTCGTGGCCAAGGTGCGTGACATTGTGGGTTTGTATCTGGCGCCACCTGACCGGGCTTTGGTGCTGTGTGTGGATGAGAAGAGCCAGATTCAGGCGCTCAACCGCACGCAGCCTGGCCTGCCGATGACTTTCGGCAAGCCGGCAACGCATACGCATGACTACCAGCGCCACGGCACCACTTCGCTCTTCGCTGCCCTGGATGTGGCTACCGGCAAGGTGATTGGCCGCCTCAAGCGCCGCCATCGCAGTGCCGAGTTTCTCGAGTTCCTCAATGCCATCGACCGCGATGCGCCGAAAGGTCTCGACATCCATCTCATCCTCGACAACTACGGCACGCACAAGACCGAGGCGGTGCGTAGCTGGTTCGCTCAGCGTCCGCGCTACCACCTGCACTTCACCCCGACATCGGCTTCATGGCTCAACCTCGTGGAGCGCTTCTTCTCCACGTTGACCACGCGCTGGCTCAAGCGTGGCGCACACGTGAGCGTCGCCGACCTCGAACGATCCATTCGCGAATACCTGCACCAACACAACCAAGATCCAAAGCCTTTCACTTGGCGACGCACTGCCGACCAGATCATCGCGAGTGTCGGTCGGCTGGGGCGCGCAATTAGTTAA
- a CDS encoding IS5 family transposase, giving the protein MRTPDVQQLGLFSYVSVEARVPPDHPIRQLRELVDGILANMDELFESRYARIGRPSIPPERLLRASLLQVVYSVRSERLLMEQLDYNLLFRWFVGLNIDDRVWDHSTFSFNRDRLFDEEIAQRFFDHTVLVAQLKQLVSNEHFSVDGTLLEAWASHKSFRPKDGDGSDDSGNFHGQKRSNETHESTTDPDARLMRKGAGKEAKLCYQASTLMENRNGLLVGVDVRHATGTSERESGLLLVDEMLLGAGCTLGADKAYDTHAFVAALKERGIKPHVAQNNSHRRSAVDGRTASSKGYAISQRVRKKIEQGFGWVKTIGELRKLTRVGLPAVRAWVTWTFAAYNLIRIGGIQGWWNPSPT; this is encoded by the coding sequence ATGCGAACACCGGACGTTCAGCAACTCGGATTGTTCTCCTACGTATCGGTCGAGGCACGCGTTCCGCCGGATCATCCCATTCGTCAGTTGCGGGAATTGGTTGACGGAATCTTGGCAAATATGGACGAACTATTCGAGTCGCGTTATGCCAGGATCGGGCGGCCGTCCATTCCGCCGGAACGGTTGCTTCGTGCATCGCTGTTGCAGGTCGTGTACAGCGTACGCAGCGAGCGACTGCTGATGGAACAGCTGGACTACAACCTTCTGTTTCGCTGGTTTGTTGGCCTGAATATCGACGATCGAGTATGGGACCATTCCACCTTCTCGTTCAATCGAGATCGGTTGTTCGATGAAGAGATCGCCCAACGATTTTTCGATCACACCGTGTTGGTGGCGCAGCTCAAACAGCTGGTGAGTAACGAGCACTTTTCGGTGGACGGAACACTGTTGGAGGCTTGGGCCTCTCACAAGAGCTTTCGCCCGAAGGACGGCGACGGTAGCGATGACAGCGGAAACTTTCACGGTCAAAAGCGCAGTAACGAAACACACGAATCTACGACGGATCCCGACGCACGCTTGATGCGCAAAGGTGCTGGCAAGGAAGCCAAGCTGTGCTACCAAGCCAGCACATTGATGGAGAACCGGAACGGTCTGCTGGTGGGAGTTGATGTACGCCATGCGACTGGGACATCCGAGCGAGAAAGCGGCCTGTTGCTGGTCGACGAAATGCTCCTGGGCGCCGGATGCACATTGGGTGCAGACAAAGCCTATGACACTCATGCTTTCGTAGCCGCGTTGAAGGAGCGTGGTATCAAGCCTCACGTTGCCCAGAACAATAGCCACCGTCGAAGTGCAGTTGACGGACGCACCGCATCAAGCAAGGGATACGCGATCAGCCAGCGGGTTCGAAAGAAGATCGAGCAAGGATTTGGTTGGGTCAAGACCATCGGTGAACTTCGAAAGCTGACTCGCGTGGGACTTCCGGCTGTACGCGCATGGGTTACTTGGACATTCGCCGCCTACAACTTGATCCGCATCGGCGGCATCCAAGGATGGTGGAATCCTTCGCCGACGTAG
- a CDS encoding SUKH-3 domain-containing protein: MTNPELSTTSKSYLKDMGWCEERIVDPTPFFSAMRDEGYPYFPTSSHFLSKFGGMVGKMPSYRDSTVKQSVHFNPTLAMEHIYREKVIAYEHRVSEELVVVGELYDGHMVLMLSRTGKLFGAYDDFLCLFGNSIEEGLNSLFEQRDVIEIP; encoded by the coding sequence GTGACTAATCCAGAATTGTCAACTACATCAAAGTCATATCTGAAAGACATGGGTTGGTGCGAGGAAAGAATCGTTGATCCAACACCGTTCTTCTCGGCCATGCGGGATGAGGGCTATCCCTACTTCCCAACTTCTTCGCACTTTCTGTCGAAGTTTGGCGGGATGGTCGGCAAGATGCCGTCCTATAGGGACAGCACTGTGAAGCAATCAGTTCACTTCAATCCCACTCTCGCAATGGAGCATATCTACCGAGAAAAGGTCATCGCCTACGAACATCGAGTATCAGAAGAGCTCGTTGTGGTAGGTGAGTTATATGACGGACACATGGTGCTCATGCTGTCGCGTACTGGAAAACTTTTCGGCGCGTACGACGACTTCCTTTGCCTTTTCGGAAACAGCATTGAGGAAGGCCTGAATAGCCTCTTCGAGCAACGAGATGTCATTGAAATCCCCTAA